GAAAACAGCTGataaaaaaattgagaaaatgaGAATCCATTTATCTATACACCAACCCTATAGGTAAATCTACACTGCATGACTATTCACCCATTGTAAACGAACTAACTCTATTTGATTCTGTTGATTAATTATGATTTATCCACTAATTGAATTATAGAGTAGTTTTTTCCTGAAGACCtattactaatcaatgaaagaataaaaaaatatagtATCAAACTAAGGAACAAAATCGCTGGAAAACTTAAGTGTAACATATGAAACATTGAATACATTAAAATCGTAAAAAACTCTAATTTCTTACCGATAGAAGTATCTCAACATAGATCAATTGGGAATTTCCATAGCGAAGTGCTTTTAAAGATGGTTAACGGGATGTCGGGGCTGGAAAAATTGAAACTAAATTTTCAATTGAAATCCTAAGATTTAAACTAGAAAGTGCGAAAACACGGGCATAAATTAAacaaaacggaaaatgggtcatttgtccaaatatttgtaaaacatggttcaaatggacgagtaaaaattagtacgggggaaatggacactaaaaaattagcaaggatgaaactggattcatcctgacttaaatttaaaaaatggtaaggatgaaactggatgcatcctgatataaattaaaaataagaaaaaaatatttgaaaatgggtaggatgaaactgtttacatcctcgctatgtttacatttttgtccatttacacagtatcaaaatctaagtgtccttttcatccatgaattgttgattttggtctttttaaccaattttgtgtaaacaaaACATATAGAGCCAATATATTAATTATTTTAAATCGACCAGTTAGATAATTCTCCTTTTTTTAAGGGTCATTTTAACAAAGTGGattaatttttttgtttaataGATTTCAAGTTAAAGGTCTTctttttttgataataaaagaggaTTTTATAAAGCTCATTTGAGTAAGAGAGAATAGGGAGACGGCATGAGTTTTTGGGCAAATCACTTCTCTATCATATGAGTATCTCttttcaagaagaaaatcaatcaaaatggtcgaATTATGATTTGgagtaccattccttctccagtCTCTACATACAAGATTTGGATGCTATCGTTGTGGGTCGTTCTTTTTCTTCGCGATTTATTTGCGTTTTGCATGTATCATTGTATTTGTTTCGTGCTTATGTTGTACTTGTTTTTTCTTAAAAACCATCGTGTAAACGTTTCTTATTTGGAATGAAATACTAATGGTTTGactagaaaaaaaagaaaaaaaaagagaaggccAAATACTAAATTCCCATTTTGCACTTTCTAGTATTCTGAGGAACTCTGTTTCCATTTTATACCTTTTCTTCCAAAATGATAAAAACAACACGCGATTGGATGTTTTTCTTGATCGGTGCCAGGTGATTGCCCACTCAAtaataaaacaccaaaataaatatttcaatAAGTACCAAAATATTAATACCGCCCACTAAAGTTTATATGTTGGGTGCAACTCTTGTCCCAACTTATCACAAATCCCACACTAAAACCCACCTCTTAAATGAATAAAAAGAATACAAGATGGGGTGCATTAATCATCAAGATAAATGTTCCCTGAAAGTTGAGATGATGATAAGAATTTGATCCCCAAGGATGTACTACTGCCATAAGTGTTCCGCACTCTGCATTAGAAGAAGGAGCGTTTTGTTGGGGGTATTCCAAGCGCTCTCATCAAGTTCGCTATTTCAAGAACCCTAGcaatttttgttccttttttggcCTCAGCTGATGCTCTTCTTTCTTCTGCTCTTCTATGTGCTTTCGCCACCTCATTTTGCATATGTTCAAGTGCTTTTGCTCTTTTCTCCTCCAACTTTCTCTGCGTGTACACCCGAGACATGTATTGTGCAGTCAGTTGTAAGAAACCATTTGTAATACAGATGTCCCTATGATAGAATGATACAAAAAATCAATAACTcatcttttgtaacaaaaagtctCGGCAGATCGAGATAAAAACCACGCAAAAAAAACCCGCCCCTCACAGCCCATCCCGACCTCCGCACGTCTTCCGAGGGACGGGGTCCACAGAAAAAATGTGAGAGGCGGTTTTTACCCGGTCTACTGCTTTTGTAAACAGCTTAATTCTACGTAACTGATAAGAAGATAAAATCGTAGGGTTCATTTCTCGTACGATCATACTGCTTCGGCCTTCGATGAAATATGGTCATGCAACCTGAGACATTACCATTCTCAGAGGCGGAGTCAGAATTCGTAAATCGAGGGTGCAAAAATCTTCTTTAGAGTACAAAATCTTTTTTAGGggtgcaaaataaaaaaaattaggctTGCATATAACATCATATCTATAATTGGACCTAAAAAAGATTTTGGAGCTAGCTGGGCAGGGATGTAAGTGCACACCCTTGCAATACTCTCTCCTGACCGTTCTTACTTTTTTATTAGTCAGCTAGCTTATCTAGATTAAAATCTTGAAATATCAACACATTGTGGACTGTTGTTCAAACTTTTAACCCAAGTTCAGAATCGGACTCCTAGGTACCTAGTGTAACTAGAGTGTAAGCTTAGGgctttagagcatccacagtgggcgagtataaccaaaaatttgggatgagatcgtaacacagtgggacggagtaaagatcaaatcccaaccaaagatcaaattccagaccaaatatggtcgcaaccaaatcccaaattctaatatagtcgggcgtaaatttaaagtacgcttgttgatgggcgtaaatttaaagtacgcttgttaacgggcggagatttaaattacgcccgatgaaaattcaaattaaataaaaaaaaaaagaatgaggcggacttttaaagtccgcctaatGAAAGTTacgaaaaaatggggcggacttttaaagtccgcctgatgaaagttacaaaaaatataaatggggcggacttttaaggtccgcctgatgaaagtgtaAAATGGGGCGCAGCCATaacagtccgcctgacgaaattttaatcatgtaccgttgcgtcacaacacggactaaacccaaaatttggtctttttttttgatctttgattttgatcgcaccactgcagttgctcttggTGGGATAACAAGCAACTAAATCTAGCTGTAGCCTTAAAATCAGATAATGTAAAGCCAAAATTAAGCTGCCAAGTAAATCAAACAAAGAGAAATGAATACTAACCTCAACTTTCTTCATCCAAGAGGTGGATTTTTGAACTTGTTCACCTTCCCATCCATTAATAACTGCATCTTCTCTCTTAAACCGATTATTGATCTTCGAAATCTTTGCGTTTTGCCATGCAGATATCTTCGATTCAGTCTCTTCCCGTTTTACTCGGTTCACCGTAATATCTTCAACAAGACTCTGGTTATTATTAcaattgttattattattgttgttgttacttgaagaagatgaagatcccGTTACTAACATGGTATTAGTATTGCGTCGACTAGTTGTAGCAGCGCCAGGTGAAGGAACAGGATCAAATTTATGATTATAGTTATCTGGAACAATAGCCAAAGGATTTATTTCTTGATCACTGTTATCATCATTATGATCATGATGATCACTGTTATCATCTTCTCCAATTCTACTAAGTAGatgattaatattattatttccaccGCCACCGTGCTCGTTCTCGCTGCCGTTATCGCCAAGTGTTGATGATCCAGCAAGTACTAAAGCATTGAATTCTCGACTCATAGTTGTAAAATTTTCACTCGGAACTGTACTACTTCTGCTTTCAGATATATGACTACTAGTTTCCCATGCTTCTCTTCTtcgattattattatttgttggtggatgtggtggtgtTAACGCATGTATATCTCTGATTATGAGGTCGTCTTGATCTGCAGATGATCCGTTGCTTATTGATCTTTGATTTGTATACATGGTGTGAAGTGGAGAAACAAAGGTGAAAAAATATAACTAGGAATGAGTGGCTAATCAAAGAGAAGTGAACTTAATTAGATTCAGTGCTCCATATTTAGGATATCTAATAAAGCACGTAAAAACCAAAGTTGGAGGGATAAAGTGGAATCCATTTCTTTAGAATTTTAAATGAAGTTTCCTTCTTTCTTTGAGTAACCCCATATTTAATTTGATAAATATGTGTCCCTAGTTAGATTAAGTGATTCTTTCTTTAAGGTTAACTGTTAGTGATTGATTGACTAATAAAGTTTAGgttcttagagcaaccacagtcatgagacggaccaaataccaaaagctaGACTAAAAgtcaaaaaaatttggtattctgtGTGTTCAAGCGTAGTGGGAgaagaccaaaatttggtgaagcgtaattTATACCCACGCTTGATGCGGGACGGAACTTATACCCACGTTTCCTGATGGAGCGTGTTTATAATATGCGTCTTAATGAAACGGAGGTATAATGCGCGCTTGATTGAGGCGTAGGTATAATTCACGCCGGACACGGGACGGAGATGGAAAGTGCGTTTGGTGGGACGGAGATAGAAATTGCGTCTGGGTGGAACGAAAATATAAAGTGCGTCTGGGTGGGACGGAAATACAAAGTGTGCCTGGTGAGCTGTGTTTAATTATTGGGTTTGATTAGTAATTGCTAAAGTGTTATTAGGTATAATCATGTAATGCCCCACAATTAAACATCAAAAAGACGTGTGGTCTTGTTGGTGGATAAAGCAGTGTATGGACCATGCACTGTACTTAATTGGTACTTAATTGCTAAAGTGTTATTAGACACTACAAGTTAAACATCAAATAACCAGGCGCACATTAAACCATCGCCCCAACCAGGCGCACATTAAAACAGCGCCTCATTGGGACGTATAAGACAATTACGCTTGATCTGAGGCGTATGTATTACATCCGTTTGGTCTGGCGGTGTTTATAAATGCGCCTCACTCATACGCTAGTTTTACCTCCGCCCCAATATCATACGTTGATTATATAAACGTCCGGTGTGATGCGCTCACTATACTCTCGCCTGGATTCATACGCTCacaatacctccgccccactataACGTGATTTAGTCTGGGTTGGCGACCAGATTTggtcccaaaccctaattatctcgaCTAAATATAGTTTTAGTCCGTTCCATTACGGCTGGTTTTGAGACCAAATTTGagtatagtccccaaatttggtcgtgactgtggatgctcttagggtTGACTGTTTGCTTCTCTTTGTGGGGAAAGAAAAATAGTGAAATGCCATTGATCACTATGGCTGCTGTATGGCATATGATTGTTAAATACAATAAGTTTGGTGTATGATGCAGCACCGAGTCGATACTACTCACTTGATCTCAATGACTGATCTTTTGTGCACAACTTACTCAAGCATGACTGTTGTAGGTGTTTGGTACTTTTCAACTTCTAAAAGATGTATAATTTCAAAATTATCTTTAGAGGTAAAAAAATttagagataaaaaagaaaagaaaattgtgaaataaaTGTTTTTGATTCTGACTTCTGAATTGATTTTTGTTTCTGGTATCCAAACATCCGATAAATTTCACGTACTATGATATTGAATTTATTTTAAATAAATTTCACCATTGAATTCATTTGATTGTTGGACTTGTGGAATTCTGAAACCAACTTTAACTAGTCATCTTTTCCATCATAAGAATTCAATCAGTAGTCTTTTTGAGCACCTTCTCTCATAAAAAAAATTCTGACGAAATCCTAAACCTTTGAGCACCGATCTGCTCTCCTTTTGGAGCAGATCTGAGCTGATAATCTTCATATgtagtttgttttccattttcctTATATTCTCTGCTTTCTTTAAGGGTTTTGATATTCGTTTTGGATTTTTCCAGTCGGTAATCTGCTGTTTTTTCAAGGTTTTTTGGTTGATAGTTGGTTGTTTACAGAGTTGATCTTCATCATAATCGTAGCAATAGTTTTCATCTCTGGCATGTCTTGATCGGCTTTTATGTTTTATTAGTGATTGTGTATTTTGTTCTTGTGTGTAACTCTAGTAGTCTTATCTATTGTGTTATTGTTAGTCTCTAGTGttagcaaggatgaaattagTGTGATTTGCAGCAACCAATTATTCCACGGGAAGTTACTTCGACAGGTTGGTTTATCGTCAAAGGAAGTCGTTGTAATCAGTAATGTCTTTCTCCAACGGGTATCTGGAATCTCCGCAAAATGAGATTTCATTTATCTATTTGGGTAACAAATCTACGAATCCTAAGATCTTTCCCTTAAGTTTTGTTTAATGGTCTGTTGTTTGAGATTTGATGGCTGTATGTCTCAAATTTGGTGACGATTTTCTAAGGAAGAATTGATACCCCACTTTTGACCAAAAAATTTTCGGCGAGTTAGAAAGTTCTGAAGAAGTTTTTGGCGGCCTAATTAAGGAGGATTTGGATCATTTGTGGTCTTTTGACATACCccttttggaaaaaaaaagtttCGGCTAAACAGTTTAAAGGAGTTCACTTTAGCTTGCTTTAGTTTTATCATGTAATATTAATTGGTTAGTCTTTTATGTGTTAGTTTAACCTTTAATTTTAGGCTCAATATtattgaaaacaaagataacATCTACTTGTTCAAAATCATCATTAAGTTCATTCGTTACTACAACTGTTACCACATCTCCAAAGCCGAGTCAACCAGATTCGTTATGATACAGATATTTAAAGGCCGATTCAGATTACCGATGTTACTTGAGACACTTTGATTATTATTTGAAACATTGGTTAATGCTACGTACTAGTTAGGTCACTGCTACCTTGATTGCATTAGCCAATctaaatttaaaaaattccagtTCATGTTATTCGCATGCTCTGATGAATAGTAGGTTCAATTTGATCAAGTCATTGCCTTGTGCCTTGACACATATtggttttgttttcaaaatcagtTTGGTCCTACATGTTTGGTCCTCTCTGTTGCGAGAGAAAAGAAGGTCCTCTGAAATTGTTCTTAGGTCTGAAGGGATAAATCTTATTAGAAAACATTAGACGATACCACAAATTGAATGACTTTTATAAGAtcttgaaaattttctattagttttcgatttcctaaatatgaggcttgcctcttttccgggaaaaagaaaaaaatagtcaCTTTGCAGTTCATAGTCCTAATAAAATCACGGTACCTCACTTGTTACGAGCACTGTGCATCAGTGCCATGTAATATGAAGTTAATTGTAGCTTATGCAACACGAAGATACTAtgcttgaaaagaaaagaaaaaagaaaaaaaaaaaaaaaaaaaaaaaaaaaaaaaaaaagagagaaaaaaaaaaatgaagttacTATTCCTGACTCGCACGCAAATCTGCATGCAGGGATACAACTACAACTTGCAAATTTTTGAGGTATAGCTGTGATTTTCAACCTTGCAGGTGATACAACTATATGTGTTTGCCCCTCAATCTAAGGTGATCACTGCTGCAGCCATGCCCATGGATGATCCCCATGCGTCATCCAATCTTTCTTTCCCAATAATTTGTTTCAATTGGTGAGACAATCacatttttagttttttatataCAATCGCGTCGGTGACCAAAATTCAAAAAGATGCAAAATTTATAGTCCCCAATCAGAGGGGATGTAAATCAAATTATGCTGCATCCAAACAAGGACTAAATTGAAAATCAAACTACAACATAAAATCAAATCAACCTTGTCCTTAATTTAAAGAGTCTTTGGAAGATTTTTTCTTTTGTCATTAATTAGCTGATGTATTAGTGTCGGCTAAATCCACTAATCAGAAGATAGAGATTAGGTCAATAAACAACCACGACACGTGTATGCTAATTGACGGTGATGTATGTGCAACTTTGGTCTTATATGCTGCCACGGTGCCACCTGCCAATTAGTTGCTGGGCCAACTCGGTCCACAGCCAAATTGAGTCAACGTCAATTCTAATCTAAAATGCCTGGTGATCTCATTTTAGTTTGCACTTGTGCAGTGGAGAATCAATCCTGAATTTGACGTAACATCGCACTAGTATCCCATTTTAAATTAATGCTCTCTTTCGATGGTAGATTGCAACATATACCACTGCCACCAATTCGATTAGTTAGGGTACTGCAATCTAGAGTAGAAAAACCGAAATCATTctgataaaaaagaagaaaaagaaaccgaaatcatctacacatgtatGGACAGGGCAAATGTACACCAACAACCCCGTTTTCCGTCTCGCCTGCGCAACTCAAGAGTCAAGACACCTAATTTGATCTAAAAATTTGGATTGTGCTTCTGGAAGTAGAGACCACTGTCACTTAAAAACAGGCCGTATCCCAATACCACGGTGATCTCAGTCGAAAAAGGTAATTTGTGGTATGACAATATgattttcttttatatatatgGAGAAAAAGATTAAATAAATTTgactagaaaagaaaaaaagatcatCATTAAATTCGAAGACCGGTTTTTTTCGAAGATATTTTAGTAGTCAAATAATAAGCAACGTGTGATCAGGAAAAGAGAAAAATTATCGTTTTTTACTgatgaaaaaaaatattaaacaat
This portion of the Papaver somniferum cultivar HN1 chromosome 11, ASM357369v1, whole genome shotgun sequence genome encodes:
- the LOC113323697 gene encoding remorin 4.1-like isoform X1 → MYTNQRSISNGSSADQDDLIIRDIHALTPPHPPTNNNNRRREAWETSSHISESRSSTVPSENFTTMSREFNALVLAGSSTLGDNGSENEHGGGGNNNINHLLSRIGEDDNSDHHDHNDDNSDQEINPLAIVPDNYNHKFDPVPSPGAATTSRRNTNTMLVTGSSSSSSNNNNNNNNCNNNQSLVEDITVNRVKREETESKISAWQNAKISKINNRFKREDAVINGWEGEQVQKSTSWMKKVERKLEEKRAKALEHMQNEVAKAHRRAEERRASAEAKKGTKIARVLEIANLMRALGIPPTKRSFF
- the LOC113323697 gene encoding remorin 4.1-like isoform X2, which translates into the protein MYTNQRSISNGSSADQDDLIIRDIHALTPPHPPTNNNNRRREAWETSSHISESRSSTVPSENFTTMSREFNALVLAGSSTLGDNGSENEHGGGGNNNINHLLSRIGEDDNSDHHDHNDDNSDQEINPLAIVPDNYNHKFDPVPSPGAATTSRRNTNTMLVTGSSSSSSNNNNNNNNCNNNQSLVEDITVNRVKREETESKISAWQNAKISKINNRFKREDAVINGWEGEQVQKSTSWMKKVEGHLYYKWFLTTDCTIHVSGVHAEKVGGEKSKST